One window from the genome of Pseudonocardia hierapolitana encodes:
- a CDS encoding MFS transporter has translation MRRAAWAGLAGTTLELYDFVIYGTASALIFSTLFFPNISPAAGLLASFSAYAVGFAARPLGGLFFSRYGDRLGRKWVLVATLMLMGGATLAIGLLPTYAQVGLIAPALLVVCRFLQGFGAGAEQAGAATLLTETARTGRRGLLASLVMTGAALGTALGAVAWILVQLLPKDDLMSWGWRLVFLSSVLVMIAGMIIRRKLNESPVFQELKEQHTEPRRPVGETLRRGRKPLLLVVFMTVGVSAQSYTYQVFMASYLVSSVGVDPTFVPKVLLIGAICGGIAAVGFGALSDRFGRKPVYSAILSALVVLPAPSFIALNTGSTAAIVVTIIVGFVLAGQGAVAVTMSYFPELFGNRYRYAGVTLGREIAAVLGGGFAPLICAALVTAFGGSWVPVAVYMSAMMLLSLVAARLAPETRGRDLAVPEDATAQGLTRSAR, from the coding sequence GTGCGCCGTGCCGCATGGGCGGGCCTTGCCGGCACCACCCTCGAGCTGTACGACTTCGTCATCTACGGGACCGCGTCGGCGCTGATCTTCTCGACGCTGTTCTTCCCGAACATCTCACCGGCGGCCGGCCTGCTGGCCAGCTTCAGCGCCTACGCGGTCGGGTTCGCGGCGCGTCCGCTGGGCGGCTTGTTCTTCTCCCGGTACGGCGACCGGCTCGGGCGCAAGTGGGTGCTCGTCGCGACCCTGATGCTGATGGGCGGGGCCACGCTCGCGATCGGCCTGCTGCCGACGTACGCCCAGGTCGGCCTCATCGCACCCGCCTTGCTGGTGGTGTGTCGCTTCCTGCAGGGCTTCGGGGCCGGAGCCGAGCAGGCAGGGGCGGCGACCCTGCTCACCGAGACCGCCCGCACGGGCCGCCGCGGGCTCCTCGCCTCCTTGGTGATGACCGGCGCGGCACTGGGCACCGCGCTCGGTGCCGTCGCCTGGATCCTCGTGCAGCTGTTGCCGAAGGACGACCTCATGAGCTGGGGATGGCGGTTGGTCTTCCTGTCCAGCGTGCTCGTGATGATCGCGGGGATGATCATCCGGCGGAAGCTGAACGAGAGCCCCGTCTTCCAGGAGCTCAAGGAGCAGCACACCGAGCCGCGCCGGCCGGTGGGTGAGACCCTCCGCCGCGGCCGCAAGCCGCTGCTGCTCGTGGTGTTCATGACCGTCGGGGTCAGCGCGCAGTCCTACACCTACCAGGTCTTCATGGCGTCCTACCTGGTGTCGTCCGTCGGCGTCGACCCGACGTTCGTGCCGAAGGTGCTGCTGATCGGGGCCATCTGCGGTGGCATCGCCGCCGTCGGGTTCGGCGCGCTGTCCGACCGCTTCGGCCGCAAGCCGGTGTACTCCGCGATCCTCTCCGCGCTCGTCGTGCTCCCGGCACCGTCCTTCATCGCGCTGAACACCGGGTCCACCGCGGCGATCGTCGTCACGATCATCGTCGGCTTCGTCCTCGCCGGCCAGGGCGCGGTCGCCGTGACGATGAGCTACTTCCCCGAGCTGTTCGGCAACCGCTACCGCTACGCGGGTGTCACCCTCGGCCGGGAGATCGCCGCCGTGCTCGGTGGCGGGTTCGCCCCGCTGATCTGCGCCGCGCTGGTCACGGCGTTCGGTGGTTCATGGGTTCCGGTGGCCGTCTACATGTCCGCGATGATGCTGCTCAGCCTTGTCGCCGCGCGGCTGGCCCCCGAGACGCGGGGCCGGGACCTGGCCGTCCCCGAGGACGCCACCGCACAAGGCCTGACGCGGTCCGCCCGCTGA
- a CDS encoding mannitol dehydrogenase family protein yields the protein MTVLTPWATPRLTAATTPSAALLHHRALPPTGIVHLGLGNFHRAHQAVHTAAALAAEDGPWGILGVANRSATVADALREQDLLYAVVEVSPEGTRVVVPAVHTGALVAAREPDAVLDALAAPTTRIVTLTVTEHGYTFDPRTGALDLDHDGVRADLRGGSAPGTTLGLVVRGLQRRARAHGAPITIMSCDNLVANGHVTERLVREFVAALPAAERTELEPYLAQVAFPSSMVDRIVPATTDAYRAAAAEHLGVRDEAPVPAEPYSMWAIEDTFAAGRPAWERGGALFTDDVGPYELLKLRLLNGTHSLIAYLGALSGCATIPEAIARPAIREAAERVLRDEYRPTVPVPADVDLEEYVAQLYTRWSNSALGHRTQQVGSDGSVKLAQRVPEPACSHLAAGRMPHHLALTVAGYLCCVAPPSGFDPGPHARAMNDPMRERLAPLATRSTGDFVAAALGTGVLGAELAAHASFTGRVAELVDVLVRHGVDAAVREAADHLTPVPVTSR from the coding sequence GTGACGGTGTTGACTCCCTGGGCGACTCCTCGGCTCACCGCAGCCACCACCCCGAGCGCGGCGCTGCTGCACCACCGCGCGCTGCCCCCGACCGGCATCGTCCACCTCGGCCTGGGCAACTTCCACCGTGCGCACCAGGCCGTGCACACCGCCGCCGCGCTCGCCGCGGAGGACGGCCCGTGGGGGATCCTCGGCGTCGCCAACCGATCCGCCACCGTGGCGGACGCGCTGCGCGAACAGGACCTGCTGTACGCCGTGGTCGAGGTCTCCCCGGAGGGCACCCGGGTGGTCGTCCCCGCCGTGCACACCGGCGCGCTGGTGGCGGCCCGCGAGCCCGACGCGGTGCTGGACGCGCTAGCGGCGCCGACGACGAGGATCGTCACGTTGACCGTCACCGAGCACGGGTACACGTTCGACCCGCGGACCGGCGCGCTCGACCTCGACCACGACGGTGTCCGCGCCGACCTGCGCGGCGGCTCGGCGCCCGGCACGACCCTCGGGCTGGTCGTGCGCGGGCTCCAGCGCCGCGCCCGGGCGCACGGCGCCCCGATCACGATCATGAGCTGCGACAACCTGGTCGCCAACGGTCACGTCACCGAGCGCCTGGTGCGCGAGTTCGTCGCGGCGCTGCCCGCAGCCGAGCGCACCGAGCTGGAGCCCTACCTCGCGCAGGTCGCGTTCCCGAGCAGCATGGTCGACCGGATCGTGCCGGCCACGACGGACGCCTACCGGGCCGCCGCGGCCGAGCACCTCGGCGTCCGCGACGAGGCCCCGGTCCCGGCCGAGCCCTACAGCATGTGGGCGATCGAGGACACGTTCGCCGCCGGCCGCCCGGCCTGGGAGCGCGGGGGAGCGCTGTTCACCGACGACGTGGGCCCGTACGAGCTGCTCAAGCTGCGGCTGCTCAACGGGACCCACTCGCTGATCGCGTACCTGGGCGCCCTCTCCGGCTGCGCCACCATTCCCGAGGCCATCGCCCGGCCCGCGATCAGGGAGGCAGCCGAGCGGGTGCTGCGCGACGAGTACCGGCCGACGGTGCCGGTGCCGGCCGACGTCGACCTCGAGGAGTACGTCGCGCAGCTCTACACCCGCTGGTCGAACTCGGCCCTCGGGCACCGCACCCAGCAGGTCGGTTCGGACGGCTCGGTCAAGCTCGCCCAACGAGTGCCCGAGCCAGCGTGCTCGCACCTGGCCGCTGGTCGGATGCCACACCACCTCGCGCTGACCGTGGCCGGCTACCTCTGCTGCGTGGCGCCGCCCAGCGGTTTCGACCCGGGCCCGCACGCCCGGGCGATGAACGACCCAATGCGCGAGCGGCTCGCCCCGCTCGCGACCCGGTCCACCGGCGACTTCGTCGCCGCCGCGCTCGGTACCGGAGTGCTCGGAGCGGAGCTCGCGGCGCACGCCTCGTTCACCGGCCGCGTCGCCGAGCTGGTCGACGTCCTGGTGCGCCACGGCGTCGACGCGGCCGTCCGCGAGGCCGCCGATCACCTCACACCGGTGCCGGTCACTTCCCGCTGA
- a CDS encoding LacI family DNA-binding transcriptional regulator gives MGPTLTDVAKRANVALSTASRAFSDPSRLGPDTLRKILKVAQDLGYSPPARVAELDGEPAVVTIAVVVPDIANPVFSAFVKAAQGQGRHNRHTVVVADSDFDPDREREAIAHLRGRVDGMVVCSSRLDADEVLGLCGRVPAVLVNREAAGADCIIADATQGLRETLDYLTALGHRRIAYVQGSARSWSNAHRVEVIHSLGERYDIDLELLDWQTETVEGGTAAAARVVASGASAVITHNDLVALGVMSGARALGVQIPDDLSVVGMDDISFGTLAQPALTSISVPLARAGTLSMELLARAAAGERSTPRTQRLATHLVVRASTGPAGARVLTDVRGRA, from the coding sequence GTGGGTCCCACGCTGACGGATGTCGCCAAGCGCGCGAATGTCGCCTTGTCGACCGCGTCTCGGGCGTTCAGTGATCCCAGCCGGTTGGGTCCGGACACCTTGCGCAAGATCCTCAAAGTTGCGCAAGATCTTGGCTACAGCCCGCCTGCACGGGTAGCGGAGCTCGACGGGGAGCCTGCGGTGGTCACCATCGCCGTCGTCGTTCCGGACATCGCCAACCCGGTGTTCTCCGCGTTCGTGAAGGCGGCACAGGGGCAGGGGCGGCACAACCGGCACACCGTCGTGGTCGCCGACAGCGACTTCGATCCCGACCGCGAGCGCGAGGCGATCGCACACCTGCGCGGCCGGGTGGACGGGATGGTCGTCTGTTCCTCCCGGCTCGACGCCGACGAGGTGCTCGGACTGTGCGGCCGGGTGCCGGCGGTCCTCGTCAACCGTGAGGCGGCAGGTGCGGACTGCATCATCGCCGACGCCACCCAGGGGCTGCGGGAGACCCTCGACTACCTGACGGCGCTGGGGCACCGGCGGATCGCCTACGTGCAGGGCAGTGCCCGCTCCTGGTCCAACGCCCACCGGGTCGAGGTGATCCACTCGCTCGGCGAGCGGTACGACATCGACCTGGAGCTGCTCGACTGGCAGACCGAGACCGTCGAGGGCGGGACCGCGGCGGCCGCGCGCGTCGTGGCGTCGGGTGCCTCCGCGGTGATAACGCACAACGACCTCGTCGCGCTCGGCGTGATGAGCGGTGCCCGCGCGCTGGGCGTGCAGATCCCCGACGACCTGTCGGTGGTCGGGATGGACGACATCTCGTTCGGCACGCTCGCGCAGCCGGCTCTCACGAGCATCTCCGTTCCGCTCGCGCGCGCCGGGACCCTGAGCATGGAGCTGCTCGCCCGCGCCGCGGCGGGGGAGCGGTCGACCCCGCGCACGCAACGTCTGGCCACCCACCTCGTCGTCCGGGCCTCCACCGGGCCGGCCGGGGCCCGCGTGCTCACCGACGTCCGGGGGAGGGCATGA
- a CDS encoding MFS transporter — protein sequence MAHSDARLLVPALMFIALVVAAVASLGAPLITSVATSFHVSLGSAQWTLTVALLSGAVATPVLGRLGAGPHRRATILATLAVVVAGSALTVLPLPFAWLLAGRAAQGVGLGLTALMMGVARDHLPEERSAAVVALISVVSIIGAGVGYPLAALLAELGGVRAAYGLGLVVTAAALLTAWRSMPEAPEGRSAHVDVAGAVVLAAALLLVLFLAGERNLWSRHLAVAAGLAVVAVVLLCVWAVIELRSTTPLVDVRAVRHPAVAGANLAMFVGGIGMYLLLTLITRYAQTPHGAGYGFGLTTFVAGLVLIPFSVLGFVAGKLTPRVRTRIADPLLLAGSAVVVGGGFALFAAARSDLAELFAAMGVLGFGVGGFSAAMPGVILAVTPKSETSSAMSFNYVVRSVGYSLGSAIGGLILAAGTAPGHLFPDDSAYTTAALVGIGAMAITTLTSLALARRRSSETNP from the coding sequence GTGGCGCATTCCGATGCGCGGCTGCTGGTCCCCGCCCTGATGTTCATCGCTCTGGTCGTGGCGGCGGTCGCCAGCCTCGGGGCGCCGCTCATCACCAGCGTCGCGACCTCGTTCCACGTCTCGCTCGGCAGCGCGCAGTGGACGCTGACCGTCGCGCTGCTCAGCGGCGCTGTCGCCACGCCGGTCCTGGGCCGGCTCGGAGCCGGCCCGCACCGGCGGGCCACGATCCTCGCCACGCTGGCGGTCGTCGTCGCCGGCAGCGCGCTCACCGTGCTGCCGCTGCCGTTCGCGTGGCTGCTGGCCGGCAGGGCGGCCCAGGGCGTCGGGCTCGGGCTGACGGCGCTGATGATGGGCGTGGCCCGGGACCACCTCCCCGAGGAGCGCAGCGCGGCCGTGGTCGCCCTGATCTCGGTGGTCTCGATCATCGGGGCCGGCGTCGGCTACCCGCTGGCCGCACTGCTCGCCGAGCTCGGCGGGGTACGGGCCGCCTACGGCCTCGGCCTGGTCGTCACCGCCGCCGCCCTCCTGACCGCGTGGCGCTCCATGCCCGAAGCCCCCGAAGGCCGCTCCGCCCACGTGGACGTGGCAGGCGCGGTCGTCCTGGCCGCTGCGCTGCTCCTGGTGCTGTTCCTCGCCGGCGAACGGAATCTGTGGAGCCGGCACCTCGCCGTGGCGGCGGGCCTCGCCGTCGTCGCGGTGGTGCTGCTCTGCGTCTGGGCCGTCATCGAGCTGCGCAGCACGACGCCCCTGGTCGATGTGCGGGCGGTGCGACACCCGGCGGTCGCCGGGGCGAACCTCGCCATGTTCGTCGGCGGGATCGGCATGTACCTCCTGCTCACGCTCATCACCCGGTACGCGCAGACGCCGCACGGCGCCGGCTACGGCTTCGGGCTGACGACCTTCGTCGCCGGGCTGGTCCTCATCCCGTTCTCGGTGCTGGGGTTCGTCGCCGGCAAGCTCACGCCGCGGGTCCGGACGCGGATCGCCGACCCCCTGCTCCTGGCCGGCAGCGCCGTCGTGGTCGGCGGCGGGTTCGCCCTGTTCGCGGCGGCCCGGTCGGACCTGGCCGAACTGTTCGCGGCGATGGGCGTGCTGGGCTTCGGCGTCGGCGGCTTCTCGGCCGCGATGCCCGGCGTCATCCTGGCCGTCACCCCCAAGAGCGAGACGTCGAGCGCCATGAGCTTCAACTACGTCGTCCGCAGCGTCGGGTACTCCCTGGGCAGCGCCATCGGCGGCCTGATCCTCGCCGCGGGCACCGCCCCCGGCCACCTCTTCCCCGACGACAGCGCCTACACCACCGCGGCGCTGGTCGGCATCGGCGCCATGGCGATCACGACGCTGACAAGCCTCGCTCTCGCCCGCCGACGCTCGTCCGAGACCAACCCGTGA
- a CDS encoding FAD-dependent oxidoreductase: MGGPASAGPAGPVILVAHDDEERRSVLASRLNRRFGADYDVRAEPSSAAGLSVLSRLAEDGRDVCLVIAGQHAEHTDGAGFLAASHGLHPAAKRALLVGRGEWRSGHPAVRAMLLGQIDGYLFDPWQPEERWLYLPVSELLVDWAQTQAPLFEAFHVVGDQWEARSHEIRDALGRVGVPFGFSSPDSEQGRRMLREHGQDGERLPVVVPGAPGSAAVVQPDVAELASMLGLPTGFATEACDVAIVGAGPAGLAAAVYAASEGLRTVVIDMSLPGGQAGTSSLIRNYLGFPRGISGENLANRAAEQAWLFGADLVLGRPATGLRTEAARHVVQVGDDEVVARAVIIACGVDWRRLGVPALEELRGAGVFYGAAGAEAVAVAGEDVFVVGAGNSAGQAAVHLARWASTVTILVRGPALAASMSDYLITVIEQIPAITVRLHTEIIDGRGDERLEEVELRDRRSGATEVVPAAAVFVMIGAQPRTDWLGDTVRRDEQGYVVTGHDLLAGGVPLPEWPLVRPPWLLETSTPGVFAVGDVRHGSIKRVATAVGTGSMAVQLIHQYLSEPHAPA, encoded by the coding sequence TGCGGGCCGAGCCGTCCTCGGCAGCCGGCCTGTCCGTGCTCTCCCGCCTCGCGGAGGACGGGCGCGACGTCTGCCTCGTGATCGCGGGGCAGCACGCGGAGCACACCGACGGTGCCGGCTTCCTCGCCGCGTCGCACGGACTGCACCCGGCGGCCAAGCGGGCGCTCCTCGTCGGGCGCGGAGAGTGGCGCTCGGGACACCCTGCCGTACGGGCGATGCTGCTCGGCCAGATCGACGGTTACCTGTTCGATCCGTGGCAGCCCGAGGAGCGGTGGCTCTACCTCCCGGTCAGCGAGCTGCTGGTGGACTGGGCGCAGACGCAGGCCCCGTTGTTCGAAGCGTTCCACGTGGTGGGTGACCAATGGGAGGCGCGCTCGCACGAGATCCGCGACGCACTGGGGCGGGTCGGGGTTCCGTTCGGCTTCTCGTCGCCCGACTCGGAGCAGGGCCGCCGGATGCTGCGCGAGCACGGCCAGGACGGCGAGCGGCTGCCGGTCGTCGTGCCGGGCGCGCCGGGTTCGGCTGCTGTCGTGCAACCCGATGTCGCCGAGTTGGCCAGCATGCTCGGCCTTCCCACCGGCTTCGCCACTGAGGCCTGCGACGTCGCGATCGTCGGCGCCGGGCCCGCAGGGCTCGCGGCAGCGGTATATGCCGCTTCCGAAGGTCTGCGGACCGTGGTGATCGACATGTCGTTGCCGGGCGGGCAGGCCGGAACGAGCTCCTTGATCCGCAACTACCTGGGCTTTCCTCGCGGCATCAGCGGTGAGAACCTCGCGAACCGCGCTGCGGAGCAGGCCTGGCTCTTCGGCGCCGACCTGGTGCTCGGCCGGCCGGCGACCGGCCTCCGCACCGAGGCGGCCCGGCATGTCGTCCAGGTCGGCGACGACGAGGTCGTGGCCAGGGCGGTCATCATCGCGTGCGGGGTGGACTGGCGCAGGCTCGGGGTGCCAGCGCTGGAGGAGCTGCGCGGGGCCGGGGTCTTCTACGGAGCCGCCGGGGCCGAGGCGGTCGCGGTTGCGGGAGAGGACGTCTTCGTGGTCGGCGCGGGCAACTCCGCGGGCCAGGCCGCGGTCCACCTGGCTCGATGGGCCTCCACCGTGACAATTCTGGTGCGCGGGCCCGCGCTGGCGGCGAGCATGTCCGACTACCTGATCACCGTGATCGAGCAGATCCCGGCCATCACCGTGCGCCTGCACACCGAGATCATCGACGGGCGCGGTGACGAGAGACTCGAGGAGGTTGAGTTGCGCGACCGCCGCTCGGGCGCGACCGAGGTCGTTCCCGCGGCCGCGGTCTTCGTCATGATCGGCGCGCAACCCCGCACGGACTGGCTCGGCGATACCGTTCGCCGTGACGAGCAGGGGTACGTCGTCACCGGGCACGACCTGCTCGCCGGCGGCGTGCCCCTGCCGGAGTGGCCCCTCGTGCGGCCGCCGTGGCTGCTCGAGACCAGCACCCCCGGCGTATTCGCTGTCGGGGACGTGCGTCACGGCTCCATCAAGCGTGTCGCCACCGCGGTCGGTACCGGGTCGATGGCCGTGCAACTCATCCACCAGTATCTAAGCGAGCCGCACGCGCCAGCCTAA
- a CDS encoding alcohol dehydrogenase catalytic domain-containing protein, which translates to MPTTIPDSTRAAVLHGAGDLRIERLPVPRLGPDDVLVAVDAVGVCGSDMHYFASGRNGGNVLRQPTVLGHEASGVVTAAGADVALAVGTRVAVEPAVGCGRCATCRTGRYNLCPIGTCLGSPPTHGTISEYLVAPSRAIHPLPDAIGTELGSLIEPLAVAVWAVQRADVRAGHRVLVTGAGPIGILVAQVATAVGAAEVVVTDVVDDRLARAAELGATATINTGTTELGRTGMDRLIECSAHPAALWQGIHALGPAARATVVGQAPPSVDGLPLAFLQRFEIDLVTAFRYAHAFPAAIAFAASGRVDLAGILTGRFPLSATADALRAPGDDPSHLKVVVRPGS; encoded by the coding sequence ATGCCCACCACCATCCCGGACAGCACCCGCGCCGCGGTCCTGCACGGCGCAGGCGACCTGCGCATCGAGCGACTACCGGTTCCCCGGCTCGGCCCCGACGACGTGCTCGTCGCCGTCGACGCCGTGGGCGTCTGCGGGTCGGACATGCACTACTTCGCCAGCGGCCGCAACGGCGGCAACGTGCTCCGCCAGCCGACCGTGCTCGGCCACGAGGCGTCCGGCGTCGTCACCGCAGCCGGCGCGGACGTCGCGCTGGCGGTCGGGACCCGGGTGGCGGTCGAACCCGCCGTCGGGTGCGGCCGGTGCGCGACCTGCCGCACGGGCCGGTACAACCTGTGCCCCATCGGCACCTGCCTCGGCTCACCGCCCACCCACGGAACGATCTCCGAGTACCTGGTCGCGCCGTCGCGGGCGATCCACCCGCTGCCCGACGCGATCGGCACCGAGCTCGGCTCGCTGATCGAGCCGCTCGCCGTTGCCGTGTGGGCGGTGCAGCGGGCCGACGTCCGCGCCGGTCATCGCGTGCTCGTGACGGGAGCCGGGCCCATCGGGATCCTCGTTGCCCAGGTCGCGACCGCAGTCGGCGCTGCCGAGGTCGTCGTCACCGACGTCGTCGACGACCGTCTCGCTCGTGCTGCCGAGCTCGGCGCGACGGCGACGATCAACACCGGCACCACGGAGCTCGGCCGCACCGGCATGGACCGGCTCATCGAGTGCTCCGCGCATCCGGCCGCGCTGTGGCAGGGGATCCATGCGCTCGGGCCGGCCGCCAGGGCCACCGTGGTGGGCCAGGCCCCGCCGAGCGTCGACGGCCTGCCGCTCGCGTTCCTGCAGCGCTTCGAGATCGACCTCGTCACGGCCTTCCGCTACGCCCACGCCTTCCCGGCCGCGATCGCGTTCGCCGCGTCCGGCCGGGTGGACCTGGCCGGGATCCTGACCGGCCGGTTCCCGCTGTCGGCCACCGCCGACGCACTGCGCGCACCCGGCGACGACCCGAGCCACCTCAAGGTCGTCGTCCGGCCAGGTTCCTGA
- a CDS encoding DUF1330 domain-containing protein — protein MPKGYWVSVYRTISDPEKLAAYNKLAPAAVKAGGGRVLTRGSRVVAHDAGIAERTILIEFDSFEQAVAARESAAYQEALVALSDGVERDFRIVEGID, from the coding sequence ATGCCCAAGGGCTACTGGGTCAGCGTCTACCGCACCATTTCAGACCCTGAGAAGCTGGCTGCTTACAACAAGCTGGCCCCTGCGGCCGTCAAGGCCGGGGGCGGTCGGGTCCTCACCCGTGGCAGCCGGGTCGTGGCGCATGACGCCGGAATCGCCGAGCGCACCATCCTGATCGAGTTCGACAGCTTCGAGCAGGCCGTCGCGGCGCGCGAGAGTGCGGCCTACCAGGAGGCGCTGGTCGCCCTCTCCGACGGTGTCGAGCGCGACTTCCGCATCGTCGAAGGCATCGACTGA
- a CDS encoding 2-hydroxyacid dehydrogenase has protein sequence MKIVVADANLAPMRGRLEEGFPPGSEVVWPDPRDLSTVEGAVADADVLVSARCPATVGAAGKALRLVHAPGAGVDGIDVAALPAGTFVANTFHHEDSIAEYVLASTILLRRGFLAQDTALRRDEWASPAYDPALPWGDTLGAATIGFVGFGHIGARTWERFRACGARGVAVTRRGDVDAAAYGLEWSGTTDDLGSLLDRADVVVVSAPLTPETVGMIGVAELARMRRTAVLVNVGRGPLVEERALFEALRDRGIAGAAIDVWYGYPAAGTTAPPSELPFRELPNVLMTPHSSGLTRQTFAGRATDIAANVRRLAAGEQLVNVVAVAR, from the coding sequence ATGAAGATCGTTGTCGCTGACGCGAACCTCGCGCCGATGCGTGGTCGTCTCGAGGAGGGGTTCCCGCCCGGATCCGAGGTCGTCTGGCCCGATCCGCGCGACCTCTCCACGGTCGAGGGTGCGGTGGCCGATGCCGACGTGCTGGTCTCCGCGAGGTGCCCGGCCACGGTCGGGGCCGCGGGCAAGGCCCTCCGGCTGGTGCACGCCCCCGGTGCCGGGGTGGACGGGATCGACGTGGCCGCACTGCCGGCCGGCACGTTCGTCGCGAACACCTTCCACCACGAGGACTCGATCGCCGAGTACGTCCTGGCGAGCACCATCCTGCTGCGCAGGGGCTTCCTCGCCCAGGACACCGCGCTGCGGCGGGACGAGTGGGCCTCGCCCGCCTACGATCCGGCGCTGCCGTGGGGCGATACGCTGGGCGCCGCCACGATCGGGTTCGTCGGTTTCGGGCACATCGGTGCGCGCACCTGGGAGCGGTTCCGGGCCTGCGGCGCCCGTGGGGTCGCCGTCACCCGCCGCGGCGACGTCGACGCCGCCGCGTACGGCCTGGAGTGGTCGGGGACGACCGACGATCTCGGCAGCCTCCTCGACCGCGCCGACGTCGTGGTCGTGAGCGCCCCGCTCACGCCGGAGACCGTCGGGATGATCGGGGTCGCCGAGCTCGCGCGCATGCGCCGCACGGCGGTGCTGGTCAACGTCGGGCGCGGGCCGCTGGTCGAGGAGCGGGCACTGTTCGAGGCGCTGCGCGACCGTGGGATCGCCGGCGCCGCGATCGACGTCTGGTACGGCTACCCGGCCGCGGGCACGACCGCCCCGCCGTCCGAGCTGCCGTTCCGCGAGCTGCCGAACGTGCTGATGACGCCGCACTCCTCCGGCCTCACCCGCCAGACCTTCGCCGGCCGGGCGACGGACATCGCGGCCAACGTCCGGCGGCTGGCCGCGGGCGAGCAGCTGGTCAACGTCGTGGCGGTGGCGCGATGA
- the manD gene encoding D-mannonate dehydratase ManD encodes MTDTIVSADVLVTSPGRNFVTLKIVTASGAVGWGDATLNGRELAVASYLRDHVCPILIGRDPARIEDTWQYLYRGVYWRRGPVTMAAIGAVDLALWDIKGKVCGQPVYQLLGGAVRNRILSYTHATGWDVAALLDAVDAVRDRGFQAIRVQTGVPGLDSVYGVTKDGAAYEPAGRGAGPVEEIWDTAAYLRHVPGALVQVREHVGPNVALLHDAHHRLTPNEAARLGKALEPVDLYWLEDVTPAENQEVLRRVRAQTTTPLAIGEVFTTVWEFQQLITEQLIDFVRAASSHVGGITPLRRIAALAEVWQVRIAPHGPSDVSPIALAGATHVGLATPNFAIQEYMGYPDVVHEVFRHDWTYAEGHLHPGEAPGLGVEVDEALAARFPYERAYLPVARRRDGTLTDW; translated from the coding sequence ATGACCGACACGATCGTCTCGGCCGACGTGCTCGTCACCAGCCCCGGCCGGAACTTCGTCACGCTGAAGATCGTGACGGCGAGCGGGGCCGTCGGCTGGGGCGACGCCACGCTCAACGGCCGGGAGCTTGCAGTCGCGAGCTACCTGCGCGACCACGTCTGCCCGATCCTCATCGGCCGCGATCCGGCGCGCATCGAGGACACCTGGCAGTACCTCTACCGCGGGGTCTACTGGCGGCGCGGCCCCGTGACCATGGCCGCGATCGGCGCGGTGGACCTGGCGCTGTGGGACATCAAGGGCAAGGTGTGCGGGCAGCCGGTCTACCAGCTCTTGGGCGGCGCCGTGCGCAACCGCATCCTGTCCTACACGCACGCAACGGGGTGGGACGTCGCAGCGCTGCTCGACGCCGTCGACGCCGTGCGCGACCGGGGGTTCCAGGCGATCCGGGTGCAGACCGGGGTGCCGGGGCTGGACTCCGTCTACGGGGTGACGAAGGACGGTGCCGCCTACGAGCCTGCGGGCCGGGGTGCCGGCCCGGTCGAGGAGATCTGGGACACAGCTGCCTACCTGCGTCACGTGCCGGGCGCGCTGGTGCAGGTCCGCGAGCACGTCGGCCCGAACGTGGCGCTGCTGCACGACGCGCACCACCGGCTCACACCCAACGAGGCGGCCCGGCTCGGCAAGGCGCTCGAGCCCGTGGACCTGTACTGGCTCGAGGACGTCACGCCAGCGGAGAACCAGGAGGTGCTGCGCCGGGTGCGCGCGCAGACCACCACCCCGCTGGCCATCGGCGAGGTGTTCACCACCGTCTGGGAGTTCCAGCAGCTCATCACCGAGCAGCTGATCGACTTCGTGCGGGCGGCCTCATCGCACGTCGGAGGGATCACGCCGCTGCGCCGGATCGCGGCGCTCGCCGAGGTGTGGCAGGTCCGCATCGCGCCGCACGGCCCTTCGGACGTGTCGCCGATCGCCCTCGCCGGCGCCACGCACGTCGGGCTGGCCACGCCGAACTTCGCCATCCAGGAGTACATGGGCTACCCGGACGTCGTGCACGAGGTGTTCCGGCACGACTGGACCTACGCCGAGGGCCATCTGCACCCCGGCGAGGCGCCCGGCCTCGGGGTCGAAGTCGACGAAGCACTGGCCGCCCGCTTCCCCTACGAACGCGCCTACCTGCCAGTCGCGCGCCGTCGCGACGGCACCCTGACTGATTGGTGA